In a single window of the Tetrapisispora phaffii CBS 4417 chromosome 11, complete genome genome:
- the GUT1 gene encoding glycerol kinase (similar to Saccharomyces cerevisiae GUT1 (YHL032C); ancestral locus Anc_4.9) — protein MVDISEPIVPLIASVDVGTTSSRAILFNKLGQEVAKHQIEYSTTASKFKARKPKATDSPPSTSSSGSKYETQPRMLGGVAMKKTMTEDNQIFTAEGVAISQNDFVTIEELEDEVEQPTLRFPQPGWVEVCPTNVLVYVVECLAATFEIIETLNVERVKHGFPIYKVTAMGIANMRETTLVWSKETGKPLVNYGIVWNDTRNTKLVSDKQNATPKDMQEELRRITGLPVFSTYFSCSKLRWLLDNEPVVKAAYDKSDLMFGTIDTWLIYHLTKSHTFVSDITNASRTGFMNLDTLDYDDRLLEFWDIDRSKCSLPKIVSSAEYYGDFTVHEFIYDQLNVKSKKILDKYKDTHPIIPIQGCLGDQSASLVGQMAFKPGAAKCTYGTGCFLLLNTGNLKLISKNGALTTFGYWFPYLENEEHSKPHFALEGSVAVAGAVVQWLRDNLRLFPRAEDVGPLASQVKDSGGVVFVPAFSGLFAPYWDPNARASIMGMSQYTTAAHIARAAVEGVCFQARAILKAMSSDVLQESGDFEDTYEKSALSTLAVDGGMSRSDEVMQIQANILGPCVKVRRSPTSECTALGAAIAANMGFKNPDDRTLWRELPDVKRWVYYAGHAKGEKYTLPVEMNLKIFTSESSDKERREHWHLWETAIERSKGWLDSVNGNSVAK, from the coding sequence atgGTGGATATTTCTGAACCTATCGTCCCCTTGATCGCATCCGTGgatgttggaactaccTCGTCAAGAgctattttatttaataaattggGTCAAGAGGTAGCAAAGCATCAAATCGAGTATTCAACAACTGCTTCGAAATTTAAGGCAAGAAAACCAAAAGCAACAGATTCCCCGCCTTCTACATCATCTTCAGGTAGCAAATATGAAACTCAGCCAAGGATGTTAGGAGGTGTAGcaatgaaaaaaacaatGACGGAAGACAATCAGATTTTTACAGCAGAAGGTGTCGCTATTTCGCAAAATGACTTTGTCACAATCGAAGAGTTGGAAGATGAAGTTGAGCAACCAACTTTAAGATTCCCGCAACCAGGTTGGGTAGAAGTGTGTCCAACAAATGTACTGGTTTACGTTGTAGAATGTTTGGCTGCGACTTTCgaaattattgaaactCTAAATGTAGAACGTGTAAAACATGGTTTCCCAATTTATAAAGTCACCGCGATGGGTATTGCAAACATGAGAGAGACTACGTTGGTATGGTCCAAAGAAACAGGTAAGCCGCTTGTCAATTACGGAATAGTCTGGAATGATACTCGTAATACAAAGTTAGTTTCTGACAAACAAAATGCAACCCCAAAGGACATGCAAGAGGAATTAAGAAGAATTACTGGGTTACCAGTGTTTTCTACctatttttcttgttcCAAATTAAGGTGGTTGCTAGATAATGAGCCGGTTGTAAAGGCAGCATATGATAAATCAGATTTAATGTTTGGTACAATTGATACTTGGTTAATATACCATTTAACAAAGTCACACACATTTGTCTCAGACATTACAAATGCTTCAAGAACAGGTTTTATGAATTTGGATACTTTGGATTATGACGACAgattattagaattttgGGACATTGACAGATCGAAATGTAGTTTACCAAAAATTGTGTCATCGGCTGAATACTATGGTGATTTCACTGTCCATGAATTTATCTACGACCAATTAAATGTAAAGtctaaaaaaatattggatAAATACAAAGATACCCATCCAATCATTCCAATCCAAGGTTGCTTAGGTGATCAAAGTGCCTCATTAGTTGGTCAAATGGCCTTTAAACCAGGTGCCGCAAAGTGCACATATGGTACTGGTTGTttcttattattgaatacaGGTAACCTGAAATTAATTTCCAAGAATGGTGCATTAACTACATTTGGATATTGGTTCCCTTACTTGGAGAATGAGGAACATAGCAAACCACATTTTGCACTGGAAGGTTCCGTCGCAGTTGCTGGTGCAGTTGTACAATGGTTAAGAGATAATCTAAGACTATTTCCTAGAGCAGAAGATGTGGGCCCTTTAGCTTCGCAAGTCAAAGATTCTGGCGGTGTTGTATTTGTTCCAGCATTTAGTGGTCTATTTGCTCCATATTGGGATCCCAATGCAAGGGCATCAATTATGGGAATGTCACAATACACTACAGCTGCCCATATTGCAAGAGCTGCCGTAGAGGGTGTCTGTTTCCAGGCAAGAGCTATTTTAAAGGCTATGAGTAGTGATGTTTTGCAAGAAAGCGGTGATTTTGAAGATACATATGAAAAATCAGCCTTATCCACACTGGCTGTCGATGGAGGTATGTCTCGTTCGGATGAAGTCATGCAAATTCAAGCAAATATTCTAGGGCCATGTGTTAAAGTGAGAAGATCACCCACCAGTGAATGCACGGCTTTAGGTGCTGCAATCGCTGCAAATATGGGGTTTAAAAACCCAGACGATCGTACTTTATGGAGAGAATTACCAGATGTTAAAAGATGGGTATATTACGCTGGCCATGCAAAAGGTGAAAAATATACTCTTCCAGTtgaaatgaatttaaagatattcaCAAGTGAATCCAGtgataaagaaagaagagaGCACTGGCATTTGTGGGAGACTGCAATTGAAAGATCTAAAGGATGGTTAGATTCCGTCAACGGTAATTCAGTAGCTAAATAA
- the TPHA0K02290 gene encoding 60S ribosomal protein eL8 (similar to Saccharomyces cerevisiae RPL8A (YHL033C) and RPL8B (YLL045C); ancestral locus Anc_4.8) yields the protein MAPGKKVAPAPFGAKSTKSSKTSNPLTVSTPKNFGIGQAVQPKRNLSRYVKWPEYVRLQRQKKVLSIRLKVPPAVAQFQYTLDRNTAAETIKLFNKYRPETAAEKKERLTKEAAGIAEGKTRQEVSPKPYAIKFGLNHVVSLIENKKAKLVLIANDVDPIELVVFLPALCKKMGVPYAIIKGKARLGTLVNQKTSAVAALTEVRAEDEAELAKLVSTINANFAEKYDESKKHWGGGIVGNKAQAKLDKRAKASQSA from the coding sequence ATGGCCCCAGGTAAGAAAGTTGCTCCAGCTCCATTCGGTGCTAAATCCACTAAGTCTTCTAAGACTTCCAACCCATTAACCGTTTCTACTCCAAAGAACTTCGGTATTGGTCAAGCTGTTCAACCAAAGAGAAACTTATCCAGATACGTCAAATGGCCAGAATATGTTAGATTACAAAGACAAAAGAAGGTCTTATCTATCAGATTAAAGGTTCCTCCAGCTGTTGCTCAATTCCAATACACTTTGGACAGAAACACTGCTGCTGAAACTATTAAGTTATTCAACAAGTACAGACCAGAGACTGCTGCTGAAAAGAAGGAAAGATTAACTAAGGAAGCTGCTGGTATTGCCGAAGGTAAGACCAGACAAGAAGTTTCTCCAAAGCCATACGCTATCAAGTTTGGTTTAAACCATGTTGTTTCCTTAATTGAAAACAAGAAGGCCAAATTAGTTTTAATTGCCAACGATGTTGACCCAATTGAATTAGTTGTTTTCTTACCAGCTTTATGTAAGAAGATGGGTGTTCCATACGCTATCATCAAGGGTAAGGCTAGATTAGGTACTTTAGTCAACCAAAAGACCTCTGCCGTTGCTGCCTTAACTGAAGTCAGAGCTGAAGACGAAGCTGAATTAGCTAAGTTAGTTTCCACTATCAACGCTAACTTCGCTGAAAAGTACGACGAATCTAAGAAGCACTGGGGTGGTGGTATCGTTGGTAACAAGGCCCAAGCTAAGTTAGACAAGAGAGCCAAGGCTTCTCAATCTGCTTAA